In the genome of Variibacter gotjawalensis, one region contains:
- a CDS encoding Zn-dependent hydrolase: MPAIKPDRVLADLYKLRTFGEYKTGVHRPTFSDVDIAAREWTVDRMREAGLTAEVDGIGNILGRSPAKGRIMLSGSHLESQNHAGWLDGPLGVIYALEASRAIAESGSANGVDVVVLCDEEGHFGSFLGSRSFMDILKEEDIDHARDRTTGETMRDALKRAGYAGRPRVHIDTKRHSGFFEAHIEQGDTLEQSGFKIGVVTAIVAIWQYKITVTGEQNHAGTTGMARRRDAGLALVRLLAAIDKKFPEIAGPRSVWTTGRITLDPGGPSVIPGGAEALFQLRDADPKVLERMDVALQELCAAANKTERCVLKVDRRSASTPALMNEGLQKALDAAAEKSAPGKHMRMPSGAGHDAQYMAREIPAAMMFVPSIGGISHHWTENTSDEDIVLGAQVFADAIEAALKA; this comes from the coding sequence ATGCCCGCTATCAAGCCCGACCGCGTCCTCGCCGACCTCTACAAGCTGCGCACCTTTGGTGAGTACAAAACCGGCGTGCATCGGCCGACCTTCTCGGATGTCGATATCGCCGCGCGCGAGTGGACCGTCGACCGCATGCGGGAAGCCGGGCTCACGGCTGAGGTCGACGGGATCGGGAATATTCTCGGCCGTAGCCCGGCCAAAGGCCGCATCATGCTGTCGGGTTCGCATCTGGAATCGCAGAACCATGCAGGGTGGCTCGATGGGCCGCTCGGCGTCATCTATGCGCTCGAAGCATCGCGCGCGATTGCGGAATCCGGGTCGGCGAACGGTGTGGATGTTGTCGTGCTGTGCGACGAGGAAGGGCATTTCGGCAGCTTCCTCGGCAGCCGCTCTTTCATGGACATATTGAAAGAAGAGGACATCGATCACGCGCGAGATCGCACCACGGGCGAGACGATGCGCGATGCGCTCAAACGCGCCGGTTACGCGGGACGTCCGCGCGTGCATATCGATACGAAACGGCACAGCGGATTTTTCGAAGCGCATATCGAGCAGGGCGATACGCTCGAACAATCCGGTTTCAAGATCGGCGTCGTCACGGCGATCGTCGCAATCTGGCAATACAAAATCACGGTGACGGGTGAGCAGAATCACGCCGGCACGACCGGCATGGCGCGGCGACGCGATGCCGGCTTGGCGCTGGTTCGTTTGCTGGCGGCGATCGACAAAAAGTTTCCGGAAATTGCGGGTCCACGCTCGGTGTGGACGACGGGCCGCATCACGCTCGACCCGGGTGGGCCGAGCGTGATTCCGGGCGGCGCCGAAGCGCTATTCCAACTCCGCGACGCCGATCCGAAAGTGCTCGAGCGTATGGACGTGGCGCTGCAGGAGCTTTGCGCTGCCGCGAACAAAACCGAGCGCTGCGTGCTGAAAGTCGACCGCCGATCGGCTTCGACTCCCGCGCTGATGAACGAGGGTTTGCAGAAGGCGCTCGATGCCGCAGCCGAAAAGTCAGCGCCTGGCAAGCATATGCGGATGCCGAGCGGAGCAGGTCACGACGCGCAGTACATGGCGCGCGAGATTCCGGCCGCGATGATGTTCGTGCCGTCGATCGGCGGCATCAGCCATCACTGGACCGAGAATACGTCGGACGAGGATATCGTACTCGGCGCGCAAGTGTTCGCCGATGCGATCGAGGCCGCGTTGAAGGCATGA
- a CDS encoding 3-oxoacid CoA-transferase subunit B, translating to MSQAYKPYDRRQMAARAAKDIPEGWYVNLGIGLPTLVADFVPVEREVVFHSENGVLGMGPAPKDNEINPWLINAGKALVTLRNGGSYCHHADSFAMIRGGHIDLCVLGAFQVAENGDIANWATSENDTAPAVGGAMDLAAGAKNLWVLMEHTTKQGEPKLVRQCSYPLTAPGAVSRVYTNLAVLDVTPDGFLVRDMVQGLTLDELQRVTDAPLKLATQ from the coding sequence ATGTCGCAAGCCTACAAACCTTATGACCGCCGCCAGATGGCCGCGCGCGCCGCGAAGGATATCCCGGAAGGCTGGTACGTCAATCTCGGCATCGGCCTGCCGACGCTGGTCGCAGACTTCGTCCCGGTCGAACGCGAGGTCGTTTTCCACTCCGAGAACGGCGTTCTCGGCATGGGCCCGGCACCGAAGGACAACGAGATCAATCCGTGGCTCATCAACGCCGGCAAGGCGCTGGTCACGCTGCGCAACGGCGGCTCGTATTGCCATCACGCCGACAGCTTCGCGATGATCCGCGGCGGCCACATCGATCTCTGCGTGCTCGGCGCATTCCAGGTCGCCGAAAACGGTGACATCGCCAACTGGGCGACGTCCGAGAACGACACTGCACCGGCGGTCGGCGGCGCGATGGATCTCGCGGCCGGCGCAAAGAATTTGTGGGTGCTGATGGAGCACACAACGAAGCAAGGCGAGCCTAAGCTCGTGCGCCAATGCTCGTATCCACTGACCGCGCCGGGCGCGGTCTCGCGTGTCTACACCAACCTCGCCGTGCTCGATGTCACGCCGGACGGCTTCCTCGTCCGCGACATGGTGCAGGGCCTGACGCTCGACGAACTCCAGCGCGTGACGGACGCGCCGCTGAAGCTCGCGACACAGTAA
- a CDS encoding tripartite tricarboxylate transporter substrate binding protein BugD: MQRRHLLALAALMPFAVATAEAQNYPAKPITLIVPAAAGGPTDTVARLVAESMSRTLGTNVIVENIGGAGGTIGMARVSKAPADGYTIAVWHVAQATAPALYDNLPYHVINDFDQIGRITDVPMTLVAKKDLPAKTVPEIIAWMKQNGTKVSYGHAGIGSASHLCALKLDKELGIKMTGVAYRGTGPAMNDLLGGQFDIMCDQTTNTTNQIKDGKIKGYAVTIKQKVSSLPDLPTLDQSGLPGFEASAWHAVYAPKGLPKDVTDKLVAALQASLKDPKVVERFASLGTDPVAQDQATPAAHKAYLTEEVERWTALLKAAGAKGN; the protein is encoded by the coding sequence ATGCAACGCCGTCACCTTTTGGCTCTCGCCGCTCTCATGCCTTTCGCGGTCGCGACTGCCGAGGCGCAGAACTATCCGGCCAAGCCGATCACCCTCATCGTCCCGGCAGCGGCCGGCGGTCCGACCGACACGGTCGCGCGCCTTGTCGCCGAGTCGATGAGCCGCACGCTCGGCACAAACGTGATCGTCGAAAACATTGGCGGCGCCGGCGGCACCATCGGCATGGCACGCGTCTCGAAGGCGCCGGCCGACGGCTATACGATCGCGGTCTGGCACGTCGCGCAGGCGACCGCGCCGGCGCTGTACGACAATCTGCCGTATCACGTGATCAATGACTTCGATCAGATCGGCCGCATCACCGACGTACCGATGACACTCGTCGCGAAGAAGGATCTTCCGGCAAAGACGGTCCCCGAGATCATCGCCTGGATGAAGCAGAACGGCACCAAGGTGAGCTACGGCCACGCCGGCATCGGCTCGGCCTCGCATCTCTGTGCGCTGAAGCTCGACAAGGAACTCGGCATCAAGATGACGGGCGTCGCCTATCGCGGCACCGGGCCGGCGATGAACGATCTGCTCGGCGGCCAGTTCGACATCATGTGCGACCAGACGACCAACACGACGAACCAGATCAAGGACGGCAAGATCAAAGGCTATGCGGTGACGATCAAGCAGAAGGTCTCGTCGCTGCCGGACCTGCCGACGCTTGACCAGTCGGGACTGCCGGGCTTCGAAGCCTCCGCGTGGCACGCCGTGTATGCGCCGAAGGGGTTGCCAAAGGACGTGACCGACAAGCTCGTCGCGGCCCTGCAGGCTTCGCTCAAAGACCCGAAGGTGGTCGAGCGCTTCGCCAGCCTCGGCACCGATCCGGTCGCGCAGGATCAGGCGACGCCGGCCGCGCACAAGGCGTATCTGACCGAAGAGGTCGAACGTTGGACCGCGCTTTTGAAAGCCGCGGGCGCGAAGGGGAATTAG
- a CDS encoding tartrate dehydrogenase, giving the protein MKTYKIAAIPGDGIGTEVVSAGVEVLQALAKRDGGFAFKVDDFDWGSEYYKKHGIMMPENGRDQIKDHDAILFGSAGAPDVPDHITLWGLRLAICQPFDQYANVRPTRILPGITSPLRNVNDKELDWVIVRENSEGEYAGVGGRAHKGLPIEVATDVAMFTRAGVERIMRFAFRLAQSRPRKKITVVTKSNAQRHAMVMWDEIAVEIAKEFPDVEWDKMLVDAMTMRMVMRPETIDTVVATNLHADILSDLAAALAGSLGIAPTGNLNPERIFPSMFEPIHGSAFDIMGKGIANPIGTFWSAVMMLEHLGEPKAAARLMRAIERVTADKSLHSPDLGGKATTRQVTDAVCAALAGDNE; this is encoded by the coding sequence ATGAAGACCTATAAAATTGCAGCCATTCCGGGCGACGGCATCGGCACCGAAGTCGTGTCGGCCGGCGTCGAGGTGCTGCAGGCGCTGGCCAAGCGCGACGGCGGCTTCGCATTCAAGGTCGATGACTTCGATTGGGGCTCCGAATACTACAAGAAGCACGGCATCATGATGCCCGAGAACGGCCGCGATCAAATCAAGGATCATGACGCGATCCTGTTCGGCTCGGCCGGTGCGCCGGATGTGCCGGACCACATCACGCTCTGGGGCCTGCGCCTCGCGATCTGCCAACCGTTCGATCAATACGCCAACGTTCGTCCGACGCGCATCCTGCCCGGCATCACGAGCCCCTTGCGCAACGTCAACGACAAGGAGCTCGACTGGGTCATCGTCCGCGAGAATTCCGAAGGCGAGTATGCGGGCGTCGGGGGCCGCGCGCATAAGGGACTTCCGATCGAAGTCGCGACCGACGTCGCGATGTTCACCCGCGCCGGTGTCGAGCGCATCATGCGCTTCGCCTTCCGCCTCGCGCAGTCGCGGCCGCGCAAGAAAATCACCGTCGTGACGAAGTCGAACGCGCAGCGCCACGCGATGGTGATGTGGGACGAGATCGCGGTCGAGATCGCGAAAGAATTTCCTGACGTCGAGTGGGACAAGATGCTCGTCGACGCGATGACGATGCGCATGGTGATGCGCCCGGAAACGATCGACACGGTCGTCGCGACAAACCTGCATGCCGATATTCTCTCGGATCTCGCGGCCGCGCTCGCCGGCTCGCTCGGCATCGCGCCGACCGGCAACCTCAATCCGGAACGCATCTTCCCGTCGATGTTCGAGCCGATCCACGGCTCCGCCTTCGACATCATGGGCAAAGGCATCGCCAACCCGATAGGCACGTTCTGGTCTGCCGTCATGATGCTGGAGCATCTCGGTGAGCCGAAAGCCGCGGCGCGGCTAATGCGCGCAATCGAGCGCGTCACGGCCGATAAAAGCCTGCATTCGCCGGATCTTGGCGGCAAGGCAACGACCCGCCAGGTCACCGACGCGGTGTGCGCCGCGCTCGCGGGCGACAACGAATAG
- the dapD gene encoding 2,3,4,5-tetrahydropyridine-2,6-dicarboxylate N-succinyltransferase, producing MSKDLAATIEAAFEDRNNVNAGTKGAVREAVGEALNLLDSGKARVAEPRDNGEWHVNQWLKKAVLLSFRLNDMSVIPGGPGNANWWDKVPSKFAGWNDNRFRDAGFRAVPGAVVRQSAYIAPNVVLMPSFVNLGAYVDTGTMVDTWATVGSCAQIGKNVHLSGGVGIGGVLEPLQANPTIIEDDCFIGARSEVVEGVVVGKGSVLAMGVFISSSTKIIDRDTGEIFVGRVPPYSVVVSGNLPGKPLPNGQPGPSLYCAVIVKRVDERTRSKTSINELLRD from the coding sequence ATGTCCAAGGACCTCGCCGCCACCATCGAAGCGGCCTTCGAGGATCGCAACAACGTCAACGCCGGCACCAAAGGTGCGGTGCGCGAGGCCGTCGGCGAAGCCCTCAACCTGCTCGACAGCGGCAAGGCCCGCGTTGCCGAGCCGCGTGACAACGGCGAATGGCATGTCAATCAGTGGCTCAAGAAGGCGGTGCTGCTGTCGTTCCGCCTCAACGACATGAGCGTCATCCCGGGCGGTCCCGGCAACGCAAACTGGTGGGACAAGGTGCCGTCGAAATTCGCTGGCTGGAACGACAACCGCTTTCGTGACGCCGGCTTCCGCGCCGTGCCGGGCGCGGTCGTCCGCCAGTCGGCCTACATCGCGCCGAACGTCGTGTTGATGCCGTCCTTCGTCAATCTCGGCGCCTATGTCGACACCGGCACGATGGTCGACACCTGGGCGACCGTCGGCTCGTGCGCGCAGATCGGCAAGAATGTGCATCTCTCGGGCGGCGTCGGCATCGGCGGCGTGCTCGAGCCGCTGCAGGCGAACCCGACCATCATCGAGGACGATTGCTTCATCGGCGCACGCTCGGAAGTTGTCGAAGGCGTTGTCGTCGGCAAGGGCTCGGTGCTTGCGATGGGCGTCTTCATCTCGTCGTCGACGAAGATCATCGACCGCGACACCGGCGAAATCTTCGTCGGCCGCGTGCCGCCCTACTCGGTCGTCGTCTCCGGCAACCTGCCCGGCAAGCCGCTTCCGAACGGCCAGCCCGGCCCGTCGCTCTACTGCGCCGTCATCGTGAAGCGCGTCGACGAGCGCACCCGTTCGAAAACCTCGATCAACGAACTTCTGCGCGACTAA
- a CDS encoding 3-oxoacid CoA-transferase subunit A: protein MNKIVQTMAEAMQGIRDGSTVLIGGFGSVGQPNELLEGLIEQGATDLVCVANNAGTGHVGLARLMELGRVRKIICSFPRSTGSVVFEELYKAGKLELEIVPQGTLAERMHAAGAGIPAFFTATSVGTPLAKGKEEREFNGRRYVMEEAIFADVALVEAWEADRWGNLTYRSSGRNFNPVMAMAAKLTIVQTQHVRNLGEIDPERVVTPGIFVNRVLHVPYGDPPINP, encoded by the coding sequence ATCAATAAGATCGTTCAGACCATGGCCGAGGCCATGCAGGGCATTCGCGACGGCTCGACCGTGCTGATCGGTGGTTTCGGCAGCGTCGGCCAGCCGAATGAACTGCTCGAAGGCCTTATCGAACAAGGCGCGACCGATCTCGTCTGCGTTGCCAACAACGCCGGCACCGGCCATGTCGGCCTCGCGCGCCTGATGGAACTCGGACGCGTGCGCAAGATCATCTGCTCCTTCCCGCGCAGCACCGGCTCGGTCGTCTTCGAAGAACTCTACAAGGCCGGCAAGCTCGAACTCGAAATCGTTCCGCAGGGAACGCTCGCCGAGCGTATGCATGCGGCAGGCGCCGGCATCCCGGCCTTCTTCACGGCGACCTCGGTCGGCACGCCGCTCGCGAAGGGCAAGGAAGAACGCGAATTCAATGGCCGCCGTTACGTGATGGAAGAAGCGATCTTCGCCGACGTCGCGCTGGTCGAAGCGTGGGAAGCCGACCGCTGGGGCAACCTCACGTATCGTTCCTCGGGCCGTAACTTCAATCCCGTGATGGCGATGGCCGCGAAGCTGACGATCGTGCAGACCCAGCATGTCCGCAATCTCGGCGAGATCGATCCCGAGCGCGTCGTCACGCCGGGCATCTTCGTCAATCGTGTACTGCATGTTCCGTACGGCGATCCGCCGATCAATCCGTAG
- a CDS encoding pyrimidine 5'-nucleotidase — protein MSEKPARSFDHVDTWVFDLDNTLYSHHLNLWQQVDDRIRSYVSEYLKVSKEEAFRVQKDYYKRYGTTMRGLMTEHGMEADDYLAYVHLIDHSPLKPNPELGAAIEKLPGRKLILTNGTRAHADAITKKLDIHTHFEDVFDIVAADLEPKPAKQTYDKFLKLHGVEPKSAAMFEDLARNLTVPHELGMVTTLVVPDGTREVLRQDWEMEGRGEPYVDHVTDDLTGFLVALR, from the coding sequence ATGTCCGAAAAACCTGCGCGCTCTTTCGACCACGTCGACACTTGGGTGTTCGACCTCGACAACACGCTGTACTCGCATCATCTCAACCTCTGGCAACAGGTTGACGATCGCATTCGCAGCTACGTGTCGGAGTATCTGAAGGTCTCGAAGGAAGAGGCGTTCCGCGTCCAAAAGGACTACTACAAGCGCTACGGCACCACGATGCGCGGCCTGATGACCGAGCACGGCATGGAAGCCGACGACTATCTCGCCTACGTTCATCTTATCGATCACTCGCCGCTCAAGCCGAATCCCGAACTTGGCGCCGCGATCGAAAAACTGCCGGGCCGCAAACTGATCCTCACCAACGGCACACGCGCGCATGCCGACGCGATCACCAAGAAGCTCGATATCCACACCCACTTCGAAGACGTGTTCGACATCGTTGCGGCCGATCTCGAGCCTAAGCCCGCGAAACAGACCTACGACAAGTTTCTCAAGCTGCACGGCGTCGAGCCGAAGAGCGCCGCGATGTTCGAAGATCTCGCGCGCAATCTCACGGTGCCGCACGAACTCGGCATGGTGACGACGCTCGTGGTGCCGGACGGCACGCGCGAAGTCTTGCGGCAGGATTGGGAAATGGAGGGCCGCGGCGAGCCTTACGTCGATCACGTCACCGACGATCTCACCGGCTTCCTCGTCGCGCTGCGTTAA
- a CDS encoding DUF805 domain-containing protein, with the protein MDFAYLFTRSDGRINRKPFWMGILVMIAISIVVIGLLAFTVGMVGRGAKIVVFIVQLLFLYPSYNLMVKRLHDRDRPDFFAIIMLAPALVNGLFDVLGITGNPLNMGPLDYLLGIVQLGIGIWSLVELGCLRGTVGPNQHGPDPLQGQP; encoded by the coding sequence ATGGATTTCGCCTACCTCTTCACGCGCTCAGACGGACGCATCAACCGGAAGCCCTTCTGGATGGGCATCTTGGTGATGATCGCGATCTCGATCGTCGTCATCGGCCTCCTCGCTTTCACGGTCGGCATGGTCGGGCGCGGCGCGAAAATCGTCGTCTTCATCGTCCAGCTGCTGTTCCTGTACCCATCGTACAACCTGATGGTGAAGCGGCTGCACGACCGCGACCGTCCGGATTTCTTTGCCATCATCATGCTGGCGCCCGCGCTCGTGAACGGCCTGTTCGACGTCCTCGGCATCACGGGCAATCCGTTGAACATGGGCCCGCTCGATTACCTGCTGGGCATCGTCCAGCTCGGCATCGGTATCTGGTCGCTCGTCGAACTCGGCTGCTTGCGCGGCACCGTTGGCCCGAACCAGCACGGCCCGGACCCGCTGCAAGGCCAGCCGTAG